In the Piscinibacter sp. XHJ-5 genome, one interval contains:
- a CDS encoding TRAP transporter substrate-binding protein has product MKNRIKLLAAAGAAAFSLGAAAQDVTLKVHHFWPPAAMPPTKILQPWCDKIAADSNNKMKCQIFPAMQLGGTPAQLVDQARDGVVDIVFTLPGYTAGRFPIMEVFELPFMNTTAEVGSKAAWDFYTKYATKEFPGLHPLMFAMHDAGFLHTRDKQIKTLADVKGMKLRAPTRQTNKLLASLGAAPVGMPLPAVADAVSKGTIDGFVLPWEIIPSVKLHEMVKFHTETDTSRPALYTATFIIAMNQGKYDSLPADLKAVIDKNSGAPLSATAGKVWDESQAAGRKPAVDRGNVFYRLPAAEVDNWIKASHPLYDEWVADMDKRGLPGKQMLKDAQDLLAKYKK; this is encoded by the coding sequence ATGAAGAACCGAATCAAGCTGCTGGCCGCTGCCGGTGCCGCGGCCTTCTCGCTCGGCGCGGCCGCGCAGGACGTGACCTTGAAGGTCCACCACTTCTGGCCGCCGGCCGCGATGCCGCCCACGAAGATCCTGCAGCCGTGGTGCGACAAGATCGCCGCCGATTCCAACAACAAGATGAAGTGCCAGATCTTCCCGGCCATGCAGCTCGGCGGCACGCCCGCCCAGCTCGTCGACCAGGCGCGCGACGGCGTGGTCGACATCGTCTTCACGCTGCCGGGGTACACGGCCGGGCGCTTCCCGATCATGGAAGTGTTCGAGCTGCCGTTCATGAACACCACCGCCGAAGTCGGCTCCAAGGCCGCCTGGGACTTCTACACCAAGTACGCGACCAAGGAGTTTCCGGGCCTGCATCCGCTGATGTTCGCCATGCACGATGCGGGCTTCCTGCACACGCGCGACAAGCAGATCAAGACGCTGGCCGACGTGAAGGGCATGAAGCTTCGCGCGCCGACGCGCCAGACCAACAAGCTGCTCGCCTCGCTGGGCGCGGCGCCGGTGGGCATGCCGCTGCCGGCGGTCGCCGATGCCGTCAGCAAGGGCACCATCGACGGCTTCGTGCTGCCGTGGGAGATCATTCCTTCGGTCAAGCTGCACGAGATGGTGAAGTTCCACACCGAGACCGACACGTCGCGCCCGGCGCTGTACACCGCCACCTTCATCATCGCGATGAACCAGGGCAAGTACGACAGCCTGCCCGCCGACCTGAAGGCCGTCATCGACAAGAACAGCGGTGCGCCACTGTCGGCCACGGCCGGCAAGGTCTGGGACGAAAGCCAGGCCGCGGGCCGCAAGCCCGCCGTGGATCGCGGCAATGTGTTCTACCGCCTGCCGGCAGCCGAGGTCGACAACTGGATCAAGGCATCGCATCCGCTGTACGACGAATGGGTGGCCGACATGGACAAGCGCGGCCTGCCCGGCAAGCAGATGCTGAAGGACGCGCAGGACCTGCTGGCGAAATACAAGAAGTGA
- a CDS encoding helix-turn-helix transcriptional regulator, translating into MSSRITILPPSPALAADVMGYVVRRRADEAPPPAAVPSAFPANMYSALTIIHRGCLRDPASGRITTGATFSGAMTREARREYLDRPETTVVLLKPGRLTDLCRVSAHELTDRWIAAGDILSAAERLVIDERMAEQRSVARQIHVLEAMLERRLHRAAHSRAVSMSRLVHQLVWRLPHMTVSELAQHAGLGERQLHRRFLDTFGVSPKVLIRLARLQLSLWHVQNAARRGSATLASVAQRAGFADPAHMARDFKALAGRSPATLHRRMRLSMPSEWAYELPQDLVSPRTPPSGPTAL; encoded by the coding sequence ATGAGTTCACGCATCACCATCCTGCCCCCGTCGCCTGCGCTCGCCGCCGATGTGATGGGCTACGTCGTGCGCCGCCGTGCCGACGAAGCCCCGCCGCCGGCGGCCGTGCCGTCTGCCTTTCCGGCCAACATGTACTCCGCGCTGACCATCATCCACCGCGGCTGCCTGCGGGATCCGGCCAGCGGGCGCATCACCACCGGCGCGACCTTCTCCGGCGCGATGACGCGCGAAGCCCGGCGCGAATACCTCGACCGGCCGGAGACCACGGTGGTGCTGCTCAAGCCCGGCCGCCTGACCGACCTGTGCAGGGTTTCGGCGCACGAGCTCACCGACCGCTGGATCGCGGCCGGCGACATCCTCTCGGCCGCGGAGCGGCTGGTGATCGACGAGCGCATGGCCGAACAGCGCTCGGTCGCGCGCCAGATCCATGTGCTGGAAGCGATGCTCGAGCGCCGGCTGCATCGCGCGGCGCACAGCCGGGCGGTGTCCATGTCTCGCCTGGTGCACCAGCTCGTGTGGCGCCTGCCGCACATGACGGTGTCCGAGCTGGCGCAGCATGCGGGGCTCGGCGAGCGGCAGCTCCATCGCCGCTTCCTCGACACCTTCGGCGTCTCGCCGAAGGTGCTGATCCGCCTCGCGCGGCTGCAGCTGTCGCTGTGGCATGTGCAGAACGCAGCGCGCCGCGGCTCGGCGACGCTGGCCTCGGTGGCGCAACGCGCCGGCTTCGCCGACCCGGCTCACATGGCGAGGGATTTCAAGGCCCTCGCGGGACGATCGCCGGCAACGCTGCATCGACGCATGCGGCTGTCGATGCCGTCCGAGTGGGCGTACGAGCTGCCGCAGGACCTGGTGAGTCCACGGACACCGCCGTCCGGCCCAACTGCGCTTTGA
- the hmgA gene encoding homogentisate 1,2-dioxygenase, which produces MTASDTLRYQSGFANQFESEAVPGTLPKGRNSPQRVARGLYAELLSGTAFTAPRAENLRTWLYRRRPSVLCGAYEPFAQPHWKTGAKDGVPVPPNPLRWNPVDIPETPLDFIDGLRTMVVNGDAEAQTGMAAHLYLVNRSMTDSAFVNADAEMLIVPQQGRLTVTTELGVLAVAPGEIALLPRGMAFSVAVHGPSRGYVCENYGAPFRLPELGPIGSNGLANPRDFLAPVAAFDDAARPWRMLRKAGGALWVARAEGSPFNVVAWHGNLAPFKYDTANFMTIGSISFDHPDPSIFTVLTSPSDTPGTANCDFVIFPPRWLVAEDTFRPPWYHRNVMSEFMGLVHGQYDAKPEGFKPGGMSLHNSMVPHGPDAEAFEKASGGELAPHKLDDTLAFMFESRWRFHPTAFAMQCGALDSTYADCWRGLKDNFR; this is translated from the coding sequence ATGACTGCATCCGACACCCTGCGCTACCAGTCCGGCTTCGCCAATCAGTTCGAGAGCGAGGCCGTGCCCGGCACGCTGCCCAAGGGACGCAACAGCCCGCAACGCGTGGCGCGCGGCCTGTATGCCGAACTGCTCTCGGGCACTGCCTTCACCGCGCCGCGCGCCGAGAACCTGCGCACCTGGCTGTACCGGCGGCGCCCCTCGGTGCTGTGCGGCGCCTACGAGCCTTTCGCGCAGCCGCACTGGAAGACCGGCGCGAAGGATGGCGTTCCCGTGCCGCCGAATCCGCTGCGCTGGAATCCGGTGGACATTCCCGAGACCCCGCTCGACTTCATCGACGGCCTGCGGACGATGGTCGTCAACGGCGATGCCGAGGCGCAGACCGGCATGGCCGCGCACCTGTACCTCGTGAATCGGTCGATGACCGACAGCGCCTTCGTCAACGCCGACGCAGAGATGCTGATCGTGCCGCAGCAGGGCCGGCTGACGGTCACCACGGAGCTCGGCGTGCTTGCCGTCGCGCCCGGCGAGATTGCCCTGCTGCCGCGCGGCATGGCGTTCAGCGTCGCGGTCCATGGTCCGTCGCGGGGCTACGTCTGCGAGAACTACGGCGCGCCGTTCAGGCTGCCCGAGCTCGGACCCATCGGCAGCAACGGACTGGCCAATCCGCGCGACTTTCTCGCGCCGGTGGCCGCGTTCGACGACGCGGCCCGGCCGTGGCGCATGCTGCGCAAGGCCGGCGGCGCGCTGTGGGTGGCTCGAGCCGAGGGCTCGCCTTTCAACGTCGTCGCCTGGCACGGCAACCTCGCGCCGTTCAAGTACGACACGGCGAACTTCATGACGATCGGCTCGATCAGCTTCGATCACCCGGATCCGTCGATCTTCACCGTGCTCACTTCGCCGTCGGACACGCCGGGAACGGCGAACTGCGACTTCGTGATCTTCCCCCCGCGCTGGCTGGTGGCCGAGGACACCTTCCGTCCGCCCTGGTACCACCGCAACGTGATGAGCGAGTTCATGGGACTGGTGCACGGCCAGTACGACGCCAAGCCCGAGGGCTTCAAGCCCGGCGGCATGAGCCTGCACAACTCCATGGTGCCGCACGGGCCCGATGCCGAGGCCTTCGAGAAAGCCTCGGGCGGCGAGCTCGCGCCGCACAAGCTCGACGACACGCTGGCGTTCATGTTCGAGAGCCGCTGGCGTTTCCACCCCACCGCGTTCGCCATGCAGTGCGGCGCCCTGGACAGCACGTACGCCGATTGCTGGCGCGGTCTGAAGGACAACTTCCGATGA
- a CDS encoding tripartite tricarboxylate transporter substrate binding protein has product MPTMTLSRRAFCAAALLSLTSLATPAAAVDKPMEWVVGYAAGGGSDVVARTLAEAMSKSLNQTVIVNNKPGAGTNIAADYVAHAKDPANLMFTADFATLAANPFLYSKLSYDAEKDFAPVGLMVRFPLLLVVAPNVPAKNLQEFLAWARSQGQATPYASPGAGSPHHLATELLRERSGLKLQHVPYRGAAPALQDVMGQQVPFMFVDTASGWQHVTSGKLRAIGVASPQRVSTMSGVPTLAEQGLAGFEAYAWQGLVVRAGTPADTVALLNRSLVAALESTAVKARLSALGVEPTPGTPAQMASYARSERERWGRLIRDAGIKVD; this is encoded by the coding sequence ATGCCGACGATGACGTTGTCCCGCCGCGCGTTCTGCGCGGCTGCCCTGCTGTCCCTGACTTCCCTCGCAACGCCTGCCGCGGCGGTCGACAAGCCGATGGAATGGGTCGTCGGCTACGCCGCCGGCGGCGGCTCCGACGTGGTGGCGCGCACGCTGGCCGAGGCGATGAGCAAGTCGCTGAACCAGACCGTGATCGTGAACAACAAGCCCGGCGCCGGCACCAACATCGCGGCCGACTACGTCGCGCATGCGAAGGACCCCGCGAACCTGATGTTCACCGCCGATTTCGCGACACTGGCCGCCAATCCCTTTCTGTATTCCAAGCTGAGCTATGACGCCGAGAAGGACTTCGCCCCGGTCGGGCTGATGGTGCGCTTTCCGCTGCTGCTGGTGGTGGCGCCCAACGTGCCGGCGAAGAACCTGCAGGAGTTTCTCGCCTGGGCGCGCTCGCAGGGGCAGGCAACGCCGTACGCGAGCCCCGGCGCCGGCAGCCCGCACCACCTCGCGACGGAGCTGCTGCGCGAGCGCAGCGGCCTCAAGCTGCAGCATGTGCCGTACCGCGGCGCCGCGCCGGCGCTGCAGGACGTGATGGGGCAGCAGGTGCCATTCATGTTCGTCGACACCGCGAGCGGCTGGCAGCATGTGACCAGCGGCAAGCTGCGCGCGATCGGCGTGGCCAGCCCGCAGCGCGTGAGCACCATGTCCGGGGTACCGACCCTCGCCGAGCAGGGGTTGGCCGGCTTCGAGGCCTACGCTTGGCAAGGGCTGGTGGTGCGCGCCGGCACGCCGGCCGACACGGTGGCGCTGCTGAACAGGTCGCTGGTCGCCGCGCTCGAGTCCACGGCGGTGAAGGCGCGGCTTTCGGCGCTGGGCGTCGAACCGACACCCGGCACGCCGGCTCAAATGGCGAGCTATGCCCGCAGCGAGCGCGAGCGCTGGGGCCGCCTGATCCGCGACGCGGGGATCAAGGTCGACTGA
- a CDS encoding DUF1579 domain-containing protein — translation MDKIEPQAEHQWLHRMVGEWTGEGEAAMEPGKPPVKWKTFERVRSIAGLWVLAEGEGEMPEGGRATTLMTLGYDPQKKRFVGSFIGSMMANLWLYDGALDASGKVLTLDSEGPSFNGDGTLAKYQDVIEFVSDAHRLMRSRVLGTDGRWNEFMMLSYRRA, via the coding sequence ATGGACAAGATCGAACCGCAAGCAGAGCACCAGTGGCTGCACCGCATGGTCGGCGAGTGGACCGGCGAAGGCGAGGCGGCCATGGAGCCCGGCAAGCCGCCCGTGAAGTGGAAGACCTTCGAGCGGGTGCGCTCCATCGCCGGCCTCTGGGTGCTGGCCGAAGGCGAGGGCGAGATGCCCGAAGGTGGCCGCGCCACCACGCTGATGACGCTCGGCTACGACCCGCAGAAGAAGCGCTTCGTCGGCAGCTTCATCGGCTCGATGATGGCCAACCTGTGGCTCTACGACGGTGCGCTCGATGCGTCGGGCAAGGTGCTGACGCTTGACAGCGAGGGCCCGAGCTTCAACGGGGACGGCACCCTCGCCAAGTACCAGGACGTGATCGAATTCGTGAGCGACGCCCATCGCCTGATGCGCTCCCGCGTGCTGGGCACGGACGGCAGGTGGAACGAATTCATGATGCTGAGCTACCGGCGGGCGTAG
- a CDS encoding DUF2783 domain-containing protein — MLITDPHLESPDDFYEALIDTHRDLSTADSHALNARLVLLLANHIGSLEVLKQALALARAGGRHD, encoded by the coding sequence ATGCTCATCACCGACCCGCACCTCGAATCGCCCGATGACTTCTACGAAGCGCTGATCGACACCCACCGCGACCTGAGCACCGCCGACAGCCATGCGCTGAATGCGCGCCTGGTGCTGCTGCTGGCCAACCACATCGGCTCGCTCGAGGTGCTGAAACAGGCACTGGCGCTGGCGCGCGCCGGCGGCCGTCACGACTGA
- a CDS encoding TRAP transporter small permease, which translates to MPPLLRRLAALFAIVGCLVACTVALLTVSSVSARALLSRPIPGDVELTQFGIALCIALCLPWAQLHGSNIIVDFFTQKAGETTRRRLDAFGALLLSAMVGVLAWRTAVGALSVRDAFETTMILGLPMWITYAVLAPGLALTSVIALVQVKLHLQGRAPHPELLP; encoded by the coding sequence ATGCCGCCGCTGTTGCGCCGCCTGGCGGCGCTGTTCGCGATCGTCGGTTGCCTGGTCGCCTGCACGGTGGCGCTGCTCACCGTCAGCAGCGTGAGCGCCCGCGCGTTGCTGTCGCGGCCCATCCCGGGCGACGTGGAGCTCACGCAGTTCGGCATCGCGCTGTGCATCGCGCTGTGCCTGCCGTGGGCGCAGCTGCACGGCAGCAACATCATCGTCGACTTCTTCACGCAGAAGGCCGGGGAGACCACGCGGCGCCGTCTCGATGCCTTCGGCGCGCTGCTGCTGTCGGCCATGGTCGGCGTGCTGGCCTGGCGCACCGCCGTCGGCGCCCTGTCGGTGCGCGACGCGTTCGAGACGACGATGATCCTCGGCCTGCCGATGTGGATCACCTACGCGGTGCTCGCGCCGGGGCTGGCGCTGACCTCGGTCATCGCGCTGGTGCAGGTCAAGCTGCACCTGCAGGGCCGCGCGCCGCATCCGGAGCTGCTGCCGTGA
- a CDS encoding YbhB/YbcL family Raf kinase inhibitor-like protein, which produces MELTSTAFTAGGDIPTRHTCEGQDTAPPLAWSGLPDGTRSLALVVEDPDAPDPAKPQRIWVHWVLYDIPPSAAGLPEGGTPLPPGTREGQNDWNRTGYGGPCPPIGRHRYFFKLYALDALLSDQDSPKKQALEKAMQGHVLAHCELIGTYQKQR; this is translated from the coding sequence ATGGAACTCACTTCGACCGCATTCACCGCCGGTGGCGACATCCCCACCCGCCACACCTGCGAAGGCCAGGACACCGCCCCGCCGCTGGCCTGGAGCGGCCTGCCCGACGGCACGCGCAGCCTCGCGCTCGTCGTCGAGGATCCCGACGCGCCCGACCCCGCGAAGCCCCAGCGCATCTGGGTGCACTGGGTGCTCTACGACATCCCGCCCAGCGCGGCCGGCCTGCCCGAGGGCGGCACGCCGCTGCCGCCGGGCACGCGCGAAGGGCAGAACGACTGGAACCGCACCGGTTACGGCGGCCCCTGCCCTCCGATCGGCCGGCACCGCTACTTCTTCAAGCTCTACGCCCTCGACGCCCTGCTGTCGGACCAGGACTCGCCGAAGAAGCAGGCGCTGGAAAAAGCAATGCAAGGGCATGTGCTCGCGCACTGCGAGCTCATCGGCACGTACCAGAAGCAACGCTGA
- the fahA gene encoding fumarylacetoacetase: MNSLDDTHDQALLSWVASANEPGCDFPIQNLPFGRFRRAGSLEPWHVGVAIGDRILDLTLACDKPGWTDAEKERLLPLAQGSLSGFMALGAQARAALRRQLSLALREGSSWQPVLVDCLVPQAQAVMTLPCEVGDYTDFYTGIHHATTVGKLFRPDNPLLPNYKYVPIGYHGRSSSLCASGHAFHRPMGQLKGDAPEPRFAPTARLDYELELGALIGPGNELGEPITMANAEAHLFGVMLLNDWTARDVQSWEYQPLGPFLSKNFASTLSPWVVTMEALAPFRAPFERPAGDPAPLPYLDSEANRTQGALDIALEVWLQTAGMRERGEAAVRLMQSNFRDAYWTLAQLVAHHSSNGCNLRTADLLGSGTQSGPQPGQGGSLLELTQGGKQSITLSNGETRTFLQDGDTVILRGFCERAGRRRIGFGDCAATVLPARTLSSTL, encoded by the coding sequence ATGAACAGCCTCGACGACACCCACGACCAGGCCCTGCTGAGCTGGGTCGCCTCGGCCAACGAACCCGGTTGCGACTTCCCCATCCAGAACCTGCCGTTCGGCCGCTTCCGCCGCGCGGGCAGTCTCGAGCCATGGCACGTCGGCGTGGCCATCGGCGATCGCATCCTCGACCTGACGCTCGCCTGCGACAAGCCGGGCTGGACCGACGCGGAGAAGGAGCGCCTGCTGCCGCTGGCGCAGGGCTCGCTGAGCGGCTTCATGGCGCTCGGCGCGCAGGCCAGGGCGGCGCTGCGCCGCCAGCTCTCGCTGGCGCTGCGCGAAGGCAGCTCCTGGCAGCCGGTGCTCGTCGACTGCCTGGTGCCGCAAGCGCAGGCCGTGATGACGCTGCCCTGCGAGGTCGGCGACTACACCGACTTCTACACCGGCATCCACCATGCCACGACGGTCGGAAAGCTGTTCCGGCCCGACAACCCGCTGCTTCCCAACTACAAGTACGTGCCGATCGGCTACCACGGCCGCAGCTCCTCGCTGTGCGCCAGCGGGCATGCCTTCCACCGGCCGATGGGTCAGCTCAAGGGCGATGCCCCCGAGCCTCGCTTTGCGCCCACGGCGCGCCTGGATTACGAGCTGGAGCTGGGCGCGCTGATCGGGCCCGGCAACGAGCTCGGCGAGCCGATCACGATGGCCAACGCCGAGGCGCATCTGTTCGGCGTGATGCTGCTCAACGACTGGACGGCGCGCGACGTGCAGTCCTGGGAATACCAGCCGCTCGGGCCTTTCCTGTCGAAGAACTTCGCAAGCACGCTGTCGCCGTGGGTCGTCACGATGGAAGCGCTGGCGCCGTTTCGCGCGCCCTTCGAGCGACCGGCCGGCGATCCAGCGCCGCTTCCCTACCTGGACAGCGAAGCCAACCGAACGCAGGGCGCGCTCGACATCGCGCTCGAGGTGTGGCTGCAGACCGCCGGCATGCGCGAGCGCGGCGAGGCTGCCGTGCGCCTCATGCAGTCGAACTTCCGCGATGCCTACTGGACGCTTGCGCAACTGGTGGCGCATCACTCGAGCAACGGCTGCAACCTGCGGACCGCCGACCTGCTGGGCAGCGGCACGCAGTCGGGGCCGCAGCCGGGGCAGGGCGGTTCGCTGCTCGAGCTGACGCAGGGCGGCAAGCAGTCGATCACGCTGTCCAACGGCGAGACGCGAACGTTCCTGCAGGACGGCGACACCGTGATCCTGCGCGGCTTCTGCGAGCGCGCGGGGCGCCGCCGCATCGGTTTCGGAGACTGTGCGGCAACCGTACTGCCCGCGCGAACCCTGTCGTCAACCCTGTAG
- a CDS encoding methyl-accepting chemotaxis protein, with protein MKLRDQILAMGLAGACIAGLAGAVGLFSVGRLADAFDGARAMGLAVQNSQRAAMMHGAVRGDVQRAMLGAIGRDKAQIADAQAALDQHIKSLHTALHTLEGLSLSTEANAAVGKTLPIVRAYAESAVKLLELSTGDSPAAAAVAVPAFQKLYGEVETQMAQQVQAIERDEQAFRERSAAVVMQARVFVISALVVATAALLIASIALARHLARPMSHAVQVARTLAQGDLSVAVRPAGNDETVQLLDAMAHMQHNLSSIVRSVKGSADLVAAASADIAQGNQDLSARTERQASSLQETAASMEELSATVRRNADSAAQANGLAVDASSMAAKGGEVVGKVVETMQAIQQSSSRIAEVVDMVEALAAQTNILALNAAVEAARSGDSGRGFAVVASEVRSLAGRSAQAAKEIAALIQTCTERVESGSALVHHARDTMNDVAVRIGRVTAIMGEISVASSEQSAGVSQVEKAVTDMDETTQRNAALVQQMASAAGNLKQRADESVQAVALFKLG; from the coding sequence GTGAAGTTGCGTGATCAGATTCTGGCAATGGGCCTGGCAGGCGCCTGCATCGCGGGCCTTGCGGGAGCGGTGGGATTGTTCAGCGTGGGACGCCTGGCCGATGCCTTCGACGGCGCCCGGGCCATGGGGCTGGCGGTGCAGAACAGCCAGCGTGCGGCCATGATGCATGGCGCCGTCCGGGGCGACGTGCAGCGCGCGATGCTGGGCGCCATCGGCCGGGACAAGGCACAGATCGCCGACGCGCAGGCGGCTCTCGATCAGCACATCAAGAGTCTGCATACCGCGCTGCACACGCTGGAAGGCCTGTCGCTGTCCACCGAGGCGAACGCGGCGGTGGGCAAGACGCTGCCCATCGTGCGGGCGTACGCCGAATCGGCGGTCAAGCTTCTCGAGCTGAGCACGGGAGATTCCCCCGCCGCGGCGGCCGTCGCGGTGCCGGCCTTCCAGAAGCTCTACGGAGAGGTCGAAACCCAGATGGCGCAGCAGGTGCAGGCCATCGAGCGCGACGAGCAGGCGTTTCGCGAGCGCTCTGCGGCGGTGGTGATGCAGGCACGGGTGTTCGTGATCTCGGCGCTGGTCGTCGCAACCGCCGCGCTGCTGATCGCCTCGATCGCGCTGGCGCGGCACCTGGCGCGGCCGATGTCGCACGCGGTGCAGGTGGCGCGTACCCTGGCGCAAGGCGATCTCAGCGTGGCCGTGCGGCCGGCGGGCAACGACGAGACCGTGCAGCTGCTCGATGCCATGGCCCACATGCAGCACAACCTCTCGTCCATCGTGCGCAGCGTGAAGGGCAGCGCCGACCTGGTGGCCGCTGCCAGCGCCGACATTGCGCAGGGCAACCAGGACCTGTCGGCGCGCACCGAGCGCCAGGCCAGCTCACTGCAGGAAACGGCCGCGTCGATGGAGGAGCTGAGCGCCACCGTCAGGCGAAACGCCGACAGCGCGGCGCAGGCCAACGGCTTGGCGGTCGACGCCTCGTCGATGGCGGCCAAGGGCGGCGAGGTGGTCGGCAAGGTGGTGGAGACCATGCAGGCGATCCAGCAAAGCTCGAGCAGGATCGCCGAGGTCGTCGACATGGTCGAAGCCCTGGCCGCCCAGACGAACATCCTCGCGCTCAATGCCGCGGTGGAAGCGGCGAGGTCGGGCGACTCGGGGCGCGGCTTCGCGGTGGTGGCATCCGAGGTCCGCAGCCTGGCGGGACGCTCGGCGCAGGCAGCGAAGGAAATCGCAGCACTCATCCAGACATGCACCGAGCGGGTGGAATCGGGCAGCGCGCTGGTTCATCACGCGCGCGACACGATGAACGACGTCGCGGTGCGCATCGGTCGCGTCACGGCCATCATGGGAGAGATCAGCGTTGCCAGTTCCGAGCAGAGCGCGGGCGTATCGCAGGTGGAGAAGGCCGTGACGGACATGGACGAGACCACCCAGCGCAACGCCGCGCTGGTGCAGCAGATGGCCTCGGCCGCCGGCAACCTGAAGCAGCGCGCCGACGAGTCGGTCCAGGCGGTGGCGCTCTTCAAGCTCGGCTAG
- a CDS encoding TRAP transporter large permease, with product MNGAVVGIVMFSAMLVLMAIRVPIAAAMFIPGAVGYWAMTNDIALLNTLKGSAVARLTVYDLSVIPLFLLMGQFATQGGLSRALFKAAAAFVGHIRGGLGMAAILSAAAFGAVCGSSVATSATITQVAYPEMKAHGYHGRLSTAALATGGTLGILIPPSVPLVVYAILTEQNIAKLFAAAMLPGLIATAGYVIVIALYCRVRPQLATPSEPLPWGQRLRTLLGVWPIVIIFLVVFGGIYGGVFSPTEGAAVGAIGTFVAGVAQRELDLQRIKRSFYGTAETSAMVFMIFLGADMMNSALALTQMPARLADWVSHLQVAPLAIVGCILLFYVVLGCVMDELSMLLLTIPVIFPTVMALDLWGLAPEMKAIWFGILVLMTVGIGLIAPPVGLNVYVVNSIAKDVSMNETYKGVIPFLASDFLRTLALLFFPGMALWLVRVFYG from the coding sequence GTGAACGGTGCCGTCGTGGGCATCGTGATGTTCAGCGCCATGCTGGTGCTGATGGCGATCCGCGTGCCGATCGCCGCCGCCATGTTCATCCCGGGCGCGGTCGGCTACTGGGCGATGACCAACGACATCGCGCTGCTCAACACGCTGAAGGGCTCCGCGGTGGCGCGCCTCACGGTCTACGACCTGAGCGTGATCCCGCTGTTCCTGCTGATGGGGCAGTTCGCCACGCAGGGAGGACTGAGCCGGGCGCTGTTCAAGGCCGCCGCCGCCTTCGTCGGCCACATCCGCGGCGGTCTCGGCATGGCCGCCATCCTGTCGGCGGCGGCGTTCGGCGCGGTCTGCGGTTCATCGGTGGCGACCTCGGCCACGATCACCCAGGTCGCCTACCCGGAGATGAAGGCGCACGGCTACCACGGCCGGCTGTCCACCGCCGCGCTGGCCACGGGCGGCACGCTGGGCATCCTCATCCCGCCATCGGTCCCGCTGGTGGTCTATGCCATCCTCACCGAACAGAACATCGCCAAGCTGTTCGCCGCCGCGATGCTGCCCGGCCTCATCGCGACCGCAGGCTATGTGATCGTGATCGCGCTGTACTGCCGCGTGCGGCCGCAGCTGGCGACGCCGAGCGAGCCGCTGCCGTGGGGACAGCGCTTGCGCACGTTGCTCGGCGTGTGGCCCATCGTCATCATCTTCCTCGTCGTGTTCGGCGGCATCTACGGCGGCGTGTTCTCGCCGACCGAAGGCGCGGCGGTCGGCGCCATCGGCACCTTCGTCGCCGGCGTGGCGCAGCGCGAGCTCGACCTGCAGCGCATCAAGCGCAGCTTCTACGGCACGGCGGAAACGTCGGCGATGGTGTTCATGATCTTCCTCGGCGCCGACATGATGAACTCGGCGCTGGCGCTGACGCAGATGCCCGCGCGCCTGGCCGACTGGGTGAGCCACCTGCAGGTCGCGCCGCTGGCCATCGTCGGCTGCATCCTGCTGTTCTACGTCGTGCTGGGCTGCGTGATGGACGAGCTGTCCATGCTGCTGCTCACCATCCCGGTCATCTTCCCGACCGTCATGGCGCTCGACCTGTGGGGCCTGGCGCCCGAGATGAAGGCCATCTGGTTCGGGATCCTCGTGCTGATGACCGTCGGCATCGGCCTCATCGCCCCACCGGTGGGCCTGAACGTCTACGTGGTCAACAGCATCGCGAAGGACGTGTCGATGAACGAGACGTACAAGGGCGTGATTCCATTCCTTGCCAGCGACTTCCTGCGCACCCTGGCGCTGCTGTTCTTTCCGGGGATGGCGCTGTGGCTGGTGCGCGTGTTCTACGGCTAG